In Rhodococcus rhodochrous, a single genomic region encodes these proteins:
- a CDS encoding riboflavin synthase, with protein sequence MFTGIVEELGEIVAKEDLADAARFTVRGPLVTSDAKHGDSIAVNGVCLTVVDVLDGGSFTADVMQETLNRSSLGQLTLGSSVNLERAAALNSRLGGHLVQGHVDATGAVVSRTPSENWTVVRISLPAEISRYVVEKGSITVDGVSLTVSGLGGERGQEWFEISLIPTTLSLTTLGTAEPGTLVNLEVDVIAKYVERLQNAR encoded by the coding sequence ATGTTCACCGGCATCGTCGAGGAACTCGGTGAGATCGTCGCGAAGGAGGACCTCGCCGACGCGGCACGCTTCACCGTGCGCGGACCGCTGGTCACCTCCGACGCCAAGCACGGCGATTCGATCGCGGTCAACGGGGTGTGCCTGACGGTCGTCGACGTGCTCGACGGCGGGTCCTTCACCGCCGATGTGATGCAGGAGACGCTGAACCGGTCGTCGCTCGGCCAACTCACTCTCGGCAGCTCCGTCAACCTCGAACGCGCCGCAGCACTGAACAGCCGCCTCGGTGGCCACCTCGTGCAGGGCCACGTCGACGCCACGGGCGCCGTCGTCTCCCGCACGCCCTCGGAGAACTGGACCGTGGTGCGCATCTCGCTGCCGGCCGAAATCTCCCGCTACGTCGTCGAAAAGGGCTCGATCACCGTCGACGGTGTCTCGCTGACGGTGTCGGGTCTCGGAGGGGAACGCGGACAGGAGTGGTTCGAGATCTCGCTCATCCCGACCACCCTCTCGCTGACGACCCTCGGCACCGCCGAGCCGGGCACCCTCGTCAACCTCGAGGTCGACGTGATCGCCAAGTACGTGGAGCGCCTGCAGAACGCGCGCTGA
- a CDS encoding bifunctional 3,4-dihydroxy-2-butanone-4-phosphate synthase/GTP cyclohydrolase II, whose translation MTRFDTIERAVADIAAGKAVVVVDDEDRENEGDLIFAAEKATPELVAFMVRYTSGYLCVPLDGEDCDRLGLPPMYSVNQDKHGTAYTVTVDAKEGIGTGISASDRAATMRLLADPNSTAQDFTRPGHVVPLRAKEGGVLRRPGHTEAAVDLARMADLRPAGVICEIVSQKDEGEMARTDELRVFADEHELALISIADLIAWRRKHEKHVVRVAEARIPTRHGDFTAVGYQSIYDEVEHVALVRGDIAGPDGDGSDVLVRVHSECLTGDVFGSLRCDCGPQLDAALEMVAEEGRGVVLYMRGHEGRGIGLMHKLQAYQLQDSGSDTVDANLQLGLPADARDYGIGAQILVDLGISSMRLLTNNPAKRVGLDGYGLQITERVPMPLRANRENISYLRTKRDRMGHDLIGLDEFDEGDA comes from the coding sequence GTGACGAGGTTCGACACCATCGAGCGCGCGGTCGCCGACATCGCCGCCGGTAAGGCGGTCGTCGTGGTCGACGACGAAGACCGTGAAAACGAGGGCGACCTCATCTTCGCCGCGGAGAAGGCAACGCCGGAACTCGTGGCATTCATGGTCCGCTACACATCCGGGTACCTGTGCGTGCCGCTGGACGGCGAGGACTGCGACCGTCTCGGTCTGCCTCCCATGTACAGCGTCAACCAGGACAAGCACGGCACCGCCTACACGGTCACCGTCGACGCGAAGGAAGGCATCGGCACGGGTATCTCCGCGTCCGACCGCGCCGCCACCATGCGGCTGCTCGCCGACCCGAACTCCACCGCCCAGGACTTCACGCGTCCCGGTCACGTGGTGCCGCTGCGCGCCAAGGAGGGCGGCGTCCTGCGCCGGCCCGGGCACACCGAGGCCGCCGTCGACCTCGCCCGCATGGCCGACCTGCGGCCGGCCGGCGTCATCTGCGAGATCGTCTCGCAGAAGGACGAAGGCGAGATGGCCCGCACCGACGAACTGCGGGTCTTCGCCGACGAGCACGAGCTCGCCCTGATCTCGATCGCGGATCTCATCGCGTGGCGCCGCAAGCACGAGAAGCACGTCGTGCGCGTCGCCGAGGCCCGCATCCCCACCCGGCACGGCGACTTCACGGCCGTCGGCTACCAGAGCATCTACGACGAGGTCGAACACGTCGCGCTCGTCCGCGGCGACATCGCCGGCCCGGACGGCGACGGCTCCGACGTGCTCGTGCGCGTGCACTCCGAATGCCTGACCGGCGACGTCTTCGGGTCGCTGCGCTGCGACTGCGGTCCGCAGCTCGACGCCGCCCTCGAGATGGTGGCCGAGGAAGGCCGCGGCGTCGTGCTGTACATGCGCGGCCACGAGGGACGCGGCATCGGCCTGATGCACAAGCTGCAGGCCTACCAGCTGCAGGACTCGGGTTCCGACACCGTCGACGCCAACCTGCAGCTCGGCCTGCCCGCCGACGCCCGCGACTACGGCATCGGCGCCCAGATCCTCGTCGACCTCGGCATCTCGTCGATGCGGCTGCTGACCAACAACCCGGCCAAGCGCGTCGGTCTCGACGGCTACGGCCTGCAGATCACCGAACGCGTCCCGATGCCGTTGCGCGCGAACCGCGAGAACATCTCGTACCTGCGCACCAAGCGCGATCGCATGGGCCACGACCTGATCGGTCTCGACGAGTTCGACGAGGGAGACGCCTGA
- the ribH gene encoding 6,7-dimethyl-8-ribityllumazine synthase — MSGEGLPDLQLADAAGLSLAIVAGRWHTEISDALIAGAQRVAEQAGVTDVTLERVAGAIELPVVAQQLARTHDAVVALGVVIRGGTPHFEYVCDAVTYGLTRIALDEGTPVGNGVLTTDTEQQARDRAGLPGSAEDKGGQACAAALDTAVTLRRLRKAAR, encoded by the coding sequence ATGAGCGGCGAAGGCCTGCCCGACCTGCAGCTCGCCGACGCCGCGGGACTGAGCCTCGCGATCGTCGCCGGTCGCTGGCACACCGAGATCTCCGACGCCCTCATCGCCGGCGCACAGCGCGTCGCCGAACAGGCGGGCGTCACCGACGTCACCCTCGAGCGCGTCGCCGGAGCGATCGAGCTTCCCGTCGTCGCGCAGCAGCTCGCCCGCACCCACGACGCGGTCGTCGCGCTCGGCGTGGTGATCCGCGGCGGCACGCCGCACTTCGAGTACGTGTGCGACGCCGTGACCTACGGCCTCACCCGGATCGCGCTCGACGAGGGCACCCCGGTGGGCAACGGCGTCCTCACCACCGACACCGAACAGCAGGCCCGCGACCGCGCCGGTCTGCCCGGCTCCGCAGAGGACAAGGGCGGCCAGGCCTGCGCGGCGGCACTCGACACCGCCGTGACCCTGCGGCGGCTGCGGAAGGCGGCGCGTTGA
- a CDS encoding PH domain-containing protein has protein sequence MTHDETGWDLEVRPEKMRRWVVVAAVVVMAIHIFAALVLRGGGDTGVNLRVVDQIAILAIGVVLTGGVLLFTRPRLRAGADGVSVRNVVAERHIPWTDVRGLFFDHGAPWARLELPFDEYVPVVAIQARDGERAVDALERFRELESRYTVRDTNDGGAVRRNDDGGAVSDKDGGAVRGDD, from the coding sequence TTGACCCACGACGAGACCGGCTGGGATCTCGAGGTACGCCCGGAGAAGATGCGGCGCTGGGTCGTCGTGGCGGCGGTCGTCGTGATGGCCATCCACATCTTCGCGGCGCTCGTGCTCCGCGGGGGCGGCGACACCGGTGTGAACCTGCGGGTCGTCGACCAGATCGCGATCCTCGCCATCGGTGTCGTGCTCACCGGAGGCGTCCTGCTGTTCACCCGGCCGCGGCTGCGGGCGGGTGCCGACGGCGTCTCCGTCCGCAACGTGGTCGCCGAACGACACATCCCGTGGACCGACGTGCGCGGGCTGTTCTTCGACCACGGCGCGCCCTGGGCCCGTCTCGAGCTGCCGTTCGACGAGTACGTGCCCGTCGTCGCCATCCAGGCGCGCGACGGGGAACGCGCCGTGGACGCGCTCGAGCGTTTCCGCGAACTCGAATCCCGCTACACCGTCCGCGACACCAACGACGGCGGAGCCGTCAGGCGCAACGACGACGGCGGAGCCGTCAGTGACAAGGACGGCGGAGCCGTCAGGGGCGACGACTAG
- the uvrC gene encoding excinuclease ABC subunit UvrC, with protein sequence MPDPSTYRPAPGSIPTEPGVYKFRDPHGRVVYVGKAKNLRSRLNSYFADIASLHPRTRQMVTTAGRVEWTVVRTEVEALQLEYNWIKEFDPRFNVRYRDDKTYPMLAVTLNEEYPRLFVYRGPRRKGVRYFGPYSHAWAIRETLDLLLRVFPSRTCSAGVFKRHAQIGRPCLLGYIDKCSAPCVGRVSADEHRRIVEDFCDFLAGRTDKLVRDVEKRMQAAAEELDFETAARLRDDLGALRKALEKQAVVLGDGTDADLVAFAGDDLEVAVQVFHVRGGRVRGQRGWVVEKSGDVLDRPEDRDVEGVEAAEGTDDAEELSLLVEQFLTQFYGEEAALGTDDADATSAVPREVLVPALPPDPDEMSRWLGRLRGGPVRLRIPQRGDKKALADTVERNAKEALAQHKLRRAGDFNARSAALQGIQDALDLDSAPLRIECVDISHVQGTDVVASLVVFEDGLPRKSDYRHYAIKHAAGDGHSDDVASIAEVTRRRFLRHNRDLARQADPDGSAPEGGDGGDLAPEAALDPATGRPRRFAYPPNLFVVDGGAPQVAAAAEVLDELGITDVAVVGLAKRLEEVWVPGEEDPVILPRTSESLFLLQRIRDEAHRFAITYHRSKRSKRMTASALDGVRGLGDTRRKALVTHFGSVARLREASVEEITAVPGIGQATAKAVLEALRGDAPAPAESPQDTDAPTVADASDPAAAPAGDPTAADAGDTPVGDDGSVGVSGVRAESEQ encoded by the coding sequence GTGCCCGACCCCTCGACATATCGCCCAGCCCCCGGTTCCATTCCCACGGAGCCGGGGGTCTACAAGTTCCGCGACCCGCACGGCCGGGTCGTCTACGTCGGCAAGGCGAAGAACCTCCGGTCCCGCCTGAACTCGTACTTCGCCGACATCGCGTCGCTGCATCCGCGCACCCGGCAGATGGTGACCACCGCGGGCCGGGTCGAGTGGACGGTGGTGCGCACCGAGGTCGAGGCACTCCAGCTCGAGTACAACTGGATCAAGGAGTTCGACCCTCGGTTCAACGTCCGCTACCGCGACGACAAGACGTACCCGATGCTCGCGGTCACGTTGAACGAGGAATATCCCCGCCTGTTCGTCTATCGTGGGCCGCGCCGCAAGGGTGTGCGCTATTTCGGTCCCTACTCGCACGCCTGGGCGATCCGCGAGACCCTCGACCTGCTGCTGCGGGTGTTCCCGTCGCGCACGTGCTCGGCCGGGGTCTTCAAGCGGCACGCGCAGATCGGCCGCCCGTGCCTGCTCGGCTACATCGACAAGTGCTCCGCGCCGTGCGTCGGACGCGTCTCCGCCGACGAACATCGCCGCATCGTCGAGGACTTCTGCGACTTCCTCGCCGGTCGCACCGACAAGCTCGTCCGCGATGTCGAGAAGCGGATGCAGGCCGCCGCGGAGGAACTCGACTTCGAGACCGCAGCCCGCCTGCGCGACGATCTGGGGGCGCTGCGCAAGGCACTCGAGAAGCAGGCCGTCGTGCTCGGCGACGGCACCGACGCCGACCTCGTGGCGTTCGCCGGCGACGACCTCGAGGTGGCCGTCCAGGTCTTCCATGTGCGCGGCGGTCGCGTGCGGGGTCAACGCGGCTGGGTCGTCGAGAAGTCCGGTGACGTGCTCGACCGTCCCGAGGACCGCGACGTCGAAGGCGTCGAGGCCGCCGAGGGGACCGACGACGCCGAAGAACTCTCGCTGCTCGTCGAACAGTTCCTCACCCAGTTCTACGGCGAGGAGGCCGCGCTCGGCACCGACGACGCGGACGCCACCAGCGCTGTGCCGCGCGAGGTGCTCGTTCCCGCCCTGCCGCCCGACCCGGACGAGATGAGCCGCTGGCTCGGGCGCCTGCGCGGCGGTCCCGTGCGTCTGCGCATCCCGCAGCGCGGCGACAAGAAGGCACTGGCCGACACGGTCGAGCGCAATGCCAAGGAAGCACTCGCGCAGCACAAGCTGCGGCGCGCGGGCGACTTCAACGCCCGATCGGCGGCGTTGCAGGGCATCCAGGACGCCCTCGACCTCGACTCGGCGCCGCTGCGCATCGAGTGCGTCGATATCAGCCACGTGCAGGGCACCGACGTCGTCGCATCGCTGGTCGTCTTCGAGGACGGGTTGCCCCGTAAGTCCGACTACCGGCACTACGCCATCAAGCACGCCGCCGGCGACGGGCACTCCGACGACGTCGCTTCGATCGCCGAGGTCACGCGCCGGCGTTTCCTCCGCCACAACCGCGACCTCGCCCGGCAGGCAGATCCGGACGGATCCGCCCCAGAGGGCGGCGACGGCGGGGATCTGGCGCCCGAAGCGGCACTGGACCCGGCGACGGGCCGTCCGCGGCGGTTCGCCTATCCGCCGAACCTGTTCGTCGTCGACGGTGGTGCACCGCAGGTCGCGGCTGCGGCCGAGGTCCTCGACGAACTCGGCATCACCGATGTCGCGGTCGTCGGGCTCGCGAAGCGTCTCGAGGAGGTGTGGGTGCCGGGGGAGGAGGACCCGGTGATCCTTCCGCGCACCAGCGAGTCGCTGTTCCTGCTGCAGCGCATCCGCGACGAGGCACACCGTTTCGCGATCACCTACCACCGCAGCAAGCGGTCCAAGCGCATGACCGCCTCCGCTCTCGACGGGGTCCGTGGTCTCGGCGACACCCGGCGCAAGGCGCTCGTCACCCACTTCGGGTCGGTCGCGCGGCTACGGGAGGCGAGCGTCGAGGAGATCACCGCGGTGCCCGGGATCGGGCAGGCCACTGCGAAAGCCGTCCTCGAGGCGCTGCGGGGCGACGCACCCGCTCCCGCCGAGTCGCCGCAGGACACCGACGCCCCGACCGTCGCGGATGCGAGCGATCCGGCTGCGGCACCTGCGGGCGACCCGACTGCCGCGGATGCGGGCGACACGCCGGTAGGCGATGATGGCTCCGTCGGCGTGTCGGGAGTACGAGCGGAGTCGGAACAGTGA
- the rapZ gene encoding RNase adapter RapZ yields the protein MADGSEQGVDGERPAQAEVIVVTGLSGAGLSTAATALEDLGWYVAENLPPQLMLSMIDLAVQAEPPLQRLAVVMDVRSRLFTGDLERVVTDLAARPVNTRVLFLEAADSVLVRRFEQVRRSHPLQSDTADRTLTDGIAVEREQLAPVKAAADLVIDTSALSGPDLRRKIEAAFGDAASDTIRVTVESFGFKYGLPMDSDVVCDVRFLPNPHWIAELRPHTGQDAAVRDYVLSRDGAEDYLATYHRLLDLTTAGYRREGKRYMTIAVGCTGGKHRSVAMAEALAARLEQAPDLTVNVVHRDLGRE from the coding sequence ATGGCGGACGGTTCGGAACAGGGTGTCGACGGTGAACGGCCGGCGCAGGCCGAGGTCATCGTCGTCACCGGCCTGTCCGGAGCCGGACTGAGTACGGCGGCGACGGCCCTCGAGGATCTCGGGTGGTACGTGGCGGAGAACCTCCCGCCCCAACTGATGCTGTCGATGATCGATCTCGCGGTGCAGGCCGAACCTCCGCTGCAACGCCTCGCCGTGGTGATGGACGTGCGCAGCCGGTTGTTCACCGGCGACCTCGAACGTGTCGTCACCGATCTGGCGGCCCGCCCGGTCAACACCCGGGTGCTGTTCCTCGAAGCGGCCGACTCGGTGCTCGTCCGGCGGTTCGAGCAGGTGCGCCGCAGCCATCCGCTGCAGTCCGACACGGCCGATCGCACGCTCACCGACGGCATCGCCGTCGAACGTGAGCAGCTCGCTCCCGTCAAGGCCGCCGCCGACCTCGTCATCGACACGTCGGCGCTGTCCGGACCCGACCTGCGTCGCAAGATCGAGGCGGCCTTCGGCGACGCCGCGTCCGACACCATCCGGGTGACCGTGGAGTCGTTCGGCTTCAAGTACGGCCTGCCCATGGACTCCGACGTCGTGTGCGACGTGCGGTTCCTGCCGAACCCCCACTGGATCGCCGAACTGCGTCCGCACACCGGGCAGGACGCGGCGGTGCGCGACTATGTACTCTCCCGCGACGGTGCCGAGGACTATCTCGCCACCTATCACCGGCTGCTCGATCTGACGACCGCCGGTTACCGTCGGGAGGGGAAGCGCTACATGACGATTGCAGTGGGCTGCACCGGAGGGAAACACCGGAGCGTGGCGATGGCCGAGGCCCTCGCCGCACGCCTCGAGCAGGCACCGGATCTGACGGTGAACGTGGTGCACCGGGATCTGGGGCGCGAGTGA
- a CDS encoding gluconeogenesis factor YvcK family protein produces MNAAETPDSDSTPNSESAPGSGTVPGPAITALGGGHGLYATLSAVRRLTDRVTAVVTVADDGGSSGRLRAELGVVPPGDLRMALAALAGRDDEVRVWTETVQHRFGGTGALAGHSVGNLILAGLAEVAGDTVTALDMLARVLDVRGRVLPMSPIPLDIEADVSGLESDPRVSRCIRGQVAVATTPGKVRRVRLIPADPPACPPALDAVCEADLVVLGPGSWFSSVIPHVLVPDLHEALVHTTALKVLVLNLAAEPGETAGFSAERHLHVLAQHAPDFRVDHVVVDAASVPEGREREHLSRSAARFGADVSFVDVAETGTHRHDPAKLAGALETCLSSRGGVRAARGDGRESVSWQ; encoded by the coding sequence GTGAACGCCGCCGAGACTCCCGACTCCGACAGCACGCCGAACTCCGAGAGCGCTCCGGGCTCCGGGACGGTGCCCGGTCCTGCGATCACCGCGCTCGGCGGCGGACACGGCCTGTACGCGACGCTCAGCGCCGTCCGGCGCCTCACCGACCGGGTCACCGCCGTCGTGACCGTCGCCGACGACGGAGGATCCTCGGGACGGCTGCGCGCCGAACTCGGCGTCGTCCCACCCGGCGACCTGCGCATGGCGCTCGCCGCACTCGCCGGCCGCGACGACGAGGTCCGGGTGTGGACCGAGACCGTGCAACACCGCTTCGGCGGCACAGGCGCCCTCGCCGGGCACTCCGTCGGCAACCTGATCCTCGCCGGCCTCGCCGAAGTGGCGGGCGACACCGTCACCGCCCTCGACATGCTCGCCCGCGTCCTCGACGTGCGCGGCCGTGTGCTGCCGATGTCGCCGATCCCGCTCGACATCGAGGCCGACGTGTCGGGACTCGAATCCGACCCGCGGGTGAGCCGCTGCATCCGGGGACAGGTCGCGGTGGCGACCACCCCGGGCAAGGTGCGCCGCGTCCGCCTGATCCCCGCCGATCCGCCGGCCTGCCCACCGGCGCTCGACGCAGTGTGCGAGGCCGATCTCGTGGTGCTCGGCCCGGGATCCTGGTTCTCGAGCGTCATCCCGCACGTGCTCGTCCCGGACCTGCACGAGGCGCTGGTCCACACGACGGCGCTCAAGGTCCTCGTGCTCAACCTCGCGGCGGAACCGGGGGAGACTGCAGGCTTCTCCGCGGAACGTCACCTGCACGTTCTCGCCCAGCACGCCCCCGATTTCCGTGTCGACCACGTCGTCGTGGATGCTGCCTCGGTACCGGAAGGACGCGAGCGCGAGCACCTGAGCCGGTCCGCGGCCCGATTCGGAGCGGACGTCTCGTTCGTCGACGTCGCCGAGACCGGTACGCATCGACACGACCCCGCCAAGTTGGCGGGGGCACTGGAAACATGTCTGTCCTCGCGCGGTGGAGTCCGTGCCGCGCGCGGGGACGGGAGGGAGAGCGTCTCGTGGCAATGA
- the whiA gene encoding DNA-binding protein WhiA: MAMTAEVKDELSRLSVTRISNRKAEVSALLRFAGGLHIVAGRVVVEAEVDLGSIARRLRREIFELYSYPAEIQVLGAGGLRKSSRYIVRVGKDGEALARRTGLLDGRGRPVRGLPAQVVGGSVSDSAAAWRGAFLAHGSLTEPGRSSALEVSCPGPEAALALVGAARRLGVTAKAREVRGADRVVIRDGEAIGALLTHMGAQDTRLVWEERRMRREVRATANRLANFDDANLRRSARAAVAAAARVERALAILGADVPDHLAAAGALRVQHRQASLEELGQLADPPMTKDAVAGRIRRLLSMADRRAKELGIPDTESAVTAELLDEA, encoded by the coding sequence GTGGCAATGACAGCGGAGGTCAAGGACGAGCTGAGCAGGTTGTCGGTCACCAGGATCAGCAATCGCAAGGCCGAGGTGTCCGCCCTCCTGCGCTTCGCCGGGGGATTGCACATCGTCGCCGGACGGGTGGTCGTCGAGGCCGAGGTCGACCTCGGATCGATCGCACGTCGCCTCCGCCGCGAGATCTTCGAGCTCTACAGCTATCCCGCCGAGATCCAGGTGCTCGGCGCGGGCGGTCTGCGCAAGAGCTCCCGGTACATCGTCCGCGTCGGCAAGGACGGTGAGGCACTGGCCCGTCGCACCGGCCTGCTCGACGGGCGCGGACGACCCGTGCGCGGACTGCCTGCGCAGGTGGTCGGTGGCAGCGTCTCCGACTCCGCCGCGGCGTGGCGCGGAGCGTTCCTCGCCCACGGTTCGCTCACCGAACCGGGCCGTTCCTCGGCCCTCGAGGTCAGCTGCCCCGGCCCGGAGGCCGCCCTCGCGCTCGTCGGCGCCGCCCGCCGGCTCGGCGTCACCGCCAAGGCACGTGAGGTGCGCGGCGCCGACCGCGTGGTGATCCGCGACGGCGAGGCCATCGGCGCGCTGCTCACCCACATGGGCGCGCAGGACACCCGGCTGGTCTGGGAGGAACGTCGCATGCGCCGCGAGGTGCGGGCGACCGCGAACCGTCTCGCCAACTTCGACGACGCCAATCTGCGCCGGTCCGCACGCGCCGCCGTCGCTGCCGCTGCGCGGGTCGAGCGGGCGTTGGCGATCCTGGGCGCCGACGTTCCCGATCACCTCGCCGCCGCCGGCGCGCTGCGCGTGCAGCACCGTCAGGCGTCCCTCGAGGAACTCGGTCAGCTCGCCGATCCGCCGATGACCAAGGATGCCGTCGCGGGACGGATCCGCCGTCTGCTGTCGATGGCGGATCGTCGAGCGAAGGAACTCGGGATCCCCGACACGGAGTCGGCCGTCACCGCTGAGTTGCTGGACGAGGCATAG
- the gap gene encoding type I glyceraldehyde-3-phosphate dehydrogenase, with protein MTVRVGVNGFGRIGRNFFRAVEAQKALGTTDIEIVAVNDLTDNDTLATLLKYDSILGRLDKDVHVEGDDIVVGDQKIKALSIKEGPSALPWGDLGVDVVVESTGIFTNAAKAKGHIDAGAKKVIISAPATDEDITIVMGVNHDKYDGTQNIISNASCTTNCLGPLAKVLNDEFGIEKGLMTTIHAYTQDQNLQDGPHKDLRRARAAALNIVPTGTGAAKAIGLVLPELLGKLDGYALRVPVPTGSVTDLTATLTKKATADEVNAALKAAAEGPLKGILKYNTDPIVSSDIVTDPHSSIFDAPLTKVIDEQVKVVSWYDNEWGYSNRLADLTGLVGKSL; from the coding sequence GTGACTGTCCGCGTAGGCGTGAACGGATTCGGACGCATCGGGCGCAACTTCTTCCGGGCGGTCGAGGCACAGAAGGCACTCGGTACCACCGACATCGAGATCGTTGCCGTCAACGACCTCACCGACAACGACACCCTCGCGACGCTCCTGAAGTACGACTCGATCCTGGGGCGCCTCGACAAGGACGTGCATGTCGAGGGCGACGACATCGTCGTCGGCGACCAGAAGATCAAGGCCCTCTCGATCAAGGAAGGCCCCTCCGCTCTACCGTGGGGCGACCTCGGTGTCGACGTCGTCGTCGAGTCCACCGGCATCTTCACCAACGCCGCCAAGGCGAAGGGTCACATCGACGCCGGTGCCAAGAAGGTCATCATCTCGGCGCCCGCCACCGACGAGGACATCACCATCGTCATGGGTGTCAACCACGACAAGTACGACGGCACGCAGAACATCATCTCCAACGCCTCGTGCACCACGAACTGCCTCGGCCCCCTCGCAAAGGTGCTGAACGACGAGTTCGGCATCGAGAAGGGCCTGATGACCACGATCCACGCGTACACCCAGGACCAGAACCTGCAGGATGGACCGCACAAGGATCTGCGTCGCGCGCGCGCCGCCGCCCTGAACATCGTCCCCACCGGCACCGGCGCCGCCAAGGCCATCGGCCTCGTGCTCCCCGAGCTGCTCGGCAAGCTCGACGGCTACGCGCTGCGCGTCCCGGTCCCGACGGGCTCGGTCACCGACCTCACCGCGACCCTCACCAAGAAGGCCACCGCCGACGAGGTCAACGCCGCACTGAAGGCTGCCGCGGAAGGTCCGCTGAAAGGCATCCTGAAGTACAACACCGATCCGATCGTGTCCTCGGACATCGTCACCGACCCGCACTCGTCGATCTTCGACGCGCCTCTGACCAAGGTCATCGACGAGCAGGTCAAGGTCGTCTCCTGGTACGACAACGAGTGGGGCTACTCGAATCGTCTTGCCGACCTCACCGGTCTCGTCGGCAAGTCTCTCTGA
- a CDS encoding phosphoglycerate kinase has protein sequence MAVQTLEDLLDAGVEGRGVLVRSDLNVPLDGDTITDAGRILASAPTIRTLAEAGAKVVVTAHLGRPKGEPDPKYSLAPVAAKLGEVLGRNVQLASDVVGQDALARSEGLTDGDILLLENVRFDARETSKDDAARLAFARELVELVGDDGAFVSDGFGVVHRKQASVYDVATLLPHYAGGLVAAEVDVLAKLTTDTERPYAVVLGGSKVSDKLGVIEALAPKVDTLVIGGGMCFTFLAAQGYSVGTSLLEESMIDTCKQLLERFGDVIHIPQDVVVADKFAADAQSQTVAADSIPDGWMGLDIGPESVQRFASLLGSAKTVFWNGPMGVFEFENFAAGTKGVAEAIIEATGKGAFSVVGGGDSAAAVRSLGLGEDRFSHISTGGGASLEYLEGKELPGIAVLEG, from the coding sequence GTGGCAGTTCAGACCCTCGAGGATCTGCTCGACGCAGGTGTGGAGGGTCGGGGCGTACTCGTGCGCTCCGACCTCAACGTCCCGCTCGACGGCGACACGATCACCGATGCCGGCCGCATCCTCGCGTCCGCGCCCACCATCCGCACGCTCGCGGAGGCCGGCGCCAAGGTCGTCGTGACCGCGCATCTCGGCCGCCCCAAGGGCGAGCCGGATCCGAAGTACTCGCTCGCGCCCGTCGCAGCGAAGCTCGGTGAGGTGCTCGGCCGCAACGTCCAGCTCGCCTCCGACGTCGTCGGGCAGGATGCGCTCGCGCGTTCCGAAGGGCTGACCGACGGCGACATCCTCCTGCTCGAGAACGTCCGCTTCGACGCTCGCGAGACCAGCAAGGACGACGCCGCGCGGCTCGCCTTCGCCCGTGAGCTCGTCGAGCTCGTCGGCGACGACGGCGCATTCGTCTCCGACGGCTTCGGTGTCGTGCACCGCAAGCAGGCGTCGGTCTACGACGTCGCGACGCTGCTCCCGCACTACGCGGGTGGTCTCGTCGCGGCCGAGGTCGACGTGCTCGCCAAGCTCACCACCGACACCGAGCGTCCGTACGCCGTGGTGCTCGGCGGCTCGAAGGTCTCCGACAAGCTCGGGGTCATCGAGGCGCTCGCGCCCAAGGTCGACACGCTCGTCATCGGTGGCGGTATGTGCTTCACCTTCCTTGCGGCACAGGGCTACTCGGTCGGCACCTCGCTGCTCGAGGAGTCGATGATCGACACCTGCAAGCAGCTGCTCGAACGCTTCGGCGACGTCATCCACATCCCGCAGGACGTGGTGGTGGCCGACAAGTTCGCGGCCGACGCACAGTCGCAGACCGTCGCGGCCGACTCCATCCCCGACGGATGGATGGGCCTCGACATCGGACCGGAATCCGTGCAGCGCTTCGCCTCGCTCCTCGGCTCGGCGAAGACGGTGTTCTGGAACGGCCCCATGGGCGTGTTCGAGTTCGAGAACTTCGCAGCCGGAACGAAGGGTGTCGCGGAAGCGATCATCGAGGCCACCGGCAAGGGAGCGTTCAGCGTCGTCGGCGGTGGCGACTCCGCTGCGGCCGTGCGGTCGCTCGGAC